A genomic segment from Coccinella septempunctata chromosome 3, icCocSept1.1, whole genome shotgun sequence encodes:
- the LOC123310056 gene encoding uncharacterized protein LOC123310056 isoform X2, whose translation MRWGGIVVMVWIVPFCLNVRNNGTILDFAELQSTIQTDKLNHKNDSYKFEDFFWTGSGDGPYDKDDEPWVIEPPTTVIYTSTATVTTTIYTASGDNNDKKSSAPKCVDDCGSKGKTPTSEKPDEPPDSDNLIDADKEFWIVTVIKTDGKDPELIDLKNRLVKLYKKAFQRQQERHLGLGYKRRRRKAVVDKPVNVYIHQVDPKNLDGNREIEVLYHVAVSGKPVSALTAVADMSLISDEEVRQELGFPTLIKAEPYLKPTKAQSLSRAKNTWIVIGGSIISFLVLLLLIAFLTLGCTKRKRSQEAGIDNRRQIFERAVEDVDNSRPKSDGFTKKPDEHSPTYINFQNQPSTESLNSGISRKSAAYLSPSTSSSTSLDISPLMTVKKSTPPKKPPRPRAALNKTVPVNVVKIPQDVYDSDSNTSRRNSVDTIFVENNDPGVSSPKSYLSMPSIKSFPRINNPEPLNKVLEPVSMLHLDMPEEAEVEITHIPYPKFARHGSVGTNADPGVIGPVVWDIHCKRLQHGMSMDEGIDDLTKTPRNITRMRKRFNELLDDTFSLFGSRIDGADEETRKNIVEVKSKSANVDVQRGAERFSPFLKPRPKTSGPVKPEKAAVKPRGAWTSSTTSPLVRPVSAGIVAPKVNVEHIQAEGKFRESDPAIPLIAAIKTELEKCSLPGSTTDLNDK comes from the exons ATGAGATGGGGAGGTATTGTTGTGATGGTGTGGATTGTACCGTTCTGTCTAAACGTCAGGAATAACGGGACCATATTAGATTTTGCGGAATTGCAGTCAACAATTCAAACAG ATAAACTAAATCACAAAAACGACAGTTACAAATTCGAAGATTTTTTCTGGACCGGTTCAGGAGATGGTCCTTACGACAAAGACGATGAACCATGGGTGATAGAACCCCCCACAACAGTGATCTATACAAGTACAGCGACGGTAACAACCACCATTTACACCGCATCAGGAGATAACAACGACAAG AAGTCGTCGGCTCCCAAATGCGTGGATGACTGTGGATCTAAAGGGAAAACTCCCACATCCGAAAAACCCGACGAACCACCCGACTCTGACAACTTGATAGACGCGGACAAAGAATTCTGGATCGTCACAGTCATCAAGACTGACGGCAAAGACCCAGAGCTCATCGATTTGAAAAACAGACTGGTAAAACTATACAAGAAAGCGTTCCAAAG GCAACAAGAACGCCATCTTGGCCTGGGCTACAAGAGGAGGAGAAGAAAAGCAGTGGTGGACAAGCCAGTGAATGTGTACATCCATCAAGTTGATCCGAAGAATCTTGATGGAAACAGGGAAATAGAGGTTTTATATCATGTGGCCGTTTCTGGGAAACCCGTGTCTGCTCTTACGGCAGTTGCAGATATGAGTTTGATTTCCGATGAGGAAGTGCGACAAGAACTTGGATTTCCTACGCTCATCAAAGCTGAAC CGTACCTGAAACCGACGAAAGCCCAGAGCCTGAGTAGAGCCAAAAACACGTGGATAGTGATTGGAGGGTCCATCATCTCCTTCCTGGTTCTTCTCCTCCTCATAGCATTCCTCACACTTGGATGTACCAAACGCAAAAGATCGCAAGAAGCCGGAATCGACAATCGGAGGCAAATTTTCGAAAGGGCCGTGGAAGATGTTGACAACAGCAGACCAAAATCTGATGGTTTCACCAAGAAACCTGATGAACACTCGCCCACATATATAAACTTTCAGAATCAACCCTCGACAGAAAGTTTGAACAGTGGGATTTCCAGAAAATCTGCAGCTTATTTGAGCCCTTCTACTTCGAG CTCCACAAGTTTGGATATATCGCCATTGATGACTGTCAAAAAGTCGACTCCGCCGAAGAAACCTCCTCGTCCCAGGGCGGCCTTGAATAAAACGGTTCCTGTCAATGTGGTCAAAATTCCGCAGGACGTCTACGACTCCGACAGCAATACGAGCCGGAGGAATTCTGTGGATACCATTTTCGTCGAGAATAACGATCCTGGAGTGTCTAGTCCTAAATCGTACCTGTCCATGCCTTCGATCAAATCCTTTCCTAG GATCAATAACCCCGAACCGCTCAATAAGGTGCTAGAACCAGTCAGCATGCTACATTTGGATATGCCCGAAGAAGCAGAGGTGGAAATAACGCACATCCCATACCCAAAGTTCGCCAGGCATGGAAGTGTGGGTACCAACGCAGACCCAGGAGTTATAGGGCCAGTTGTATGGGACATCCATTGTAAGAGATTACAACACG GTATGAGCATGGACGAAGGAATAGACGACCTCACAAAGACACCGAGAAACATCACCAGGATGAGGAAAAGGTTCAACGAATTACTGGACGATACGTTCAGTCTTTTCGGGAGCAGAATTGATGGTGCAGATGAAGAGACGAGGAAGAATATCGTAGAAGTTAAGAGCAAATCTGCAAACGTGGATGTACAACG CGGTGCAGAGAGATTTTCCCCCTTTTTAAAACCTCGACCGAAGACTTCTGGTCCTGTGAAACCAGAAAAGGCAGCCGTGAAGCCCAGGGGGGCTTGGACAAGCTCTACAACGTCACCCCTGGTCAGACCAGTCAGCGCTGGAATTGTAGCACCAAAAGTCAACGTGGAACACATCCAAGCTGAGGGTAAGTTCAGGGAAAGCGACCCGGCTATACCGCTAATAGCTGCCATAAAAACGGAGCTGGAGAAGTGTTCATTACCAGGAAGTACCACAGATCTGAATGACAAGTAA
- the LOC123310056 gene encoding uncharacterized protein LOC123310056 isoform X1 yields MRWGGIVVMVWIVPFCLNVRNNGTILDFAELQSTIQTDLIFLDKLNHKNDSYKFEDFFWTGSGDGPYDKDDEPWVIEPPTTVIYTSTATVTTTIYTASGDNNDKKSSAPKCVDDCGSKGKTPTSEKPDEPPDSDNLIDADKEFWIVTVIKTDGKDPELIDLKNRLVKLYKKAFQRQQERHLGLGYKRRRRKAVVDKPVNVYIHQVDPKNLDGNREIEVLYHVAVSGKPVSALTAVADMSLISDEEVRQELGFPTLIKAEPYLKPTKAQSLSRAKNTWIVIGGSIISFLVLLLLIAFLTLGCTKRKRSQEAGIDNRRQIFERAVEDVDNSRPKSDGFTKKPDEHSPTYINFQNQPSTESLNSGISRKSAAYLSPSTSSSTSLDISPLMTVKKSTPPKKPPRPRAALNKTVPVNVVKIPQDVYDSDSNTSRRNSVDTIFVENNDPGVSSPKSYLSMPSIKSFPRINNPEPLNKVLEPVSMLHLDMPEEAEVEITHIPYPKFARHGSVGTNADPGVIGPVVWDIHCKRLQHGMSMDEGIDDLTKTPRNITRMRKRFNELLDDTFSLFGSRIDGADEETRKNIVEVKSKSANVDVQRGAERFSPFLKPRPKTSGPVKPEKAAVKPRGAWTSSTTSPLVRPVSAGIVAPKVNVEHIQAEGKFRESDPAIPLIAAIKTELEKCSLPGSTTDLNDK; encoded by the exons ATGAGATGGGGAGGTATTGTTGTGATGGTGTGGATTGTACCGTTCTGTCTAAACGTCAGGAATAACGGGACCATATTAGATTTTGCGGAATTGCAGTCAACAATTCAAACAG ATCTGATTTTTCTAGATAAACTAAATCACAAAAACGACAGTTACAAATTCGAAGATTTTTTCTGGACCGGTTCAGGAGATGGTCCTTACGACAAAGACGATGAACCATGGGTGATAGAACCCCCCACAACAGTGATCTATACAAGTACAGCGACGGTAACAACCACCATTTACACCGCATCAGGAGATAACAACGACAAG AAGTCGTCGGCTCCCAAATGCGTGGATGACTGTGGATCTAAAGGGAAAACTCCCACATCCGAAAAACCCGACGAACCACCCGACTCTGACAACTTGATAGACGCGGACAAAGAATTCTGGATCGTCACAGTCATCAAGACTGACGGCAAAGACCCAGAGCTCATCGATTTGAAAAACAGACTGGTAAAACTATACAAGAAAGCGTTCCAAAG GCAACAAGAACGCCATCTTGGCCTGGGCTACAAGAGGAGGAGAAGAAAAGCAGTGGTGGACAAGCCAGTGAATGTGTACATCCATCAAGTTGATCCGAAGAATCTTGATGGAAACAGGGAAATAGAGGTTTTATATCATGTGGCCGTTTCTGGGAAACCCGTGTCTGCTCTTACGGCAGTTGCAGATATGAGTTTGATTTCCGATGAGGAAGTGCGACAAGAACTTGGATTTCCTACGCTCATCAAAGCTGAAC CGTACCTGAAACCGACGAAAGCCCAGAGCCTGAGTAGAGCCAAAAACACGTGGATAGTGATTGGAGGGTCCATCATCTCCTTCCTGGTTCTTCTCCTCCTCATAGCATTCCTCACACTTGGATGTACCAAACGCAAAAGATCGCAAGAAGCCGGAATCGACAATCGGAGGCAAATTTTCGAAAGGGCCGTGGAAGATGTTGACAACAGCAGACCAAAATCTGATGGTTTCACCAAGAAACCTGATGAACACTCGCCCACATATATAAACTTTCAGAATCAACCCTCGACAGAAAGTTTGAACAGTGGGATTTCCAGAAAATCTGCAGCTTATTTGAGCCCTTCTACTTCGAG CTCCACAAGTTTGGATATATCGCCATTGATGACTGTCAAAAAGTCGACTCCGCCGAAGAAACCTCCTCGTCCCAGGGCGGCCTTGAATAAAACGGTTCCTGTCAATGTGGTCAAAATTCCGCAGGACGTCTACGACTCCGACAGCAATACGAGCCGGAGGAATTCTGTGGATACCATTTTCGTCGAGAATAACGATCCTGGAGTGTCTAGTCCTAAATCGTACCTGTCCATGCCTTCGATCAAATCCTTTCCTAG GATCAATAACCCCGAACCGCTCAATAAGGTGCTAGAACCAGTCAGCATGCTACATTTGGATATGCCCGAAGAAGCAGAGGTGGAAATAACGCACATCCCATACCCAAAGTTCGCCAGGCATGGAAGTGTGGGTACCAACGCAGACCCAGGAGTTATAGGGCCAGTTGTATGGGACATCCATTGTAAGAGATTACAACACG GTATGAGCATGGACGAAGGAATAGACGACCTCACAAAGACACCGAGAAACATCACCAGGATGAGGAAAAGGTTCAACGAATTACTGGACGATACGTTCAGTCTTTTCGGGAGCAGAATTGATGGTGCAGATGAAGAGACGAGGAAGAATATCGTAGAAGTTAAGAGCAAATCTGCAAACGTGGATGTACAACG CGGTGCAGAGAGATTTTCCCCCTTTTTAAAACCTCGACCGAAGACTTCTGGTCCTGTGAAACCAGAAAAGGCAGCCGTGAAGCCCAGGGGGGCTTGGACAAGCTCTACAACGTCACCCCTGGTCAGACCAGTCAGCGCTGGAATTGTAGCACCAAAAGTCAACGTGGAACACATCCAAGCTGAGGGTAAGTTCAGGGAAAGCGACCCGGCTATACCGCTAATAGCTGCCATAAAAACGGAGCTGGAGAAGTGTTCATTACCAGGAAGTACCACAGATCTGAATGACAAGTAA